The proteins below are encoded in one region of Pontibacter deserti:
- a CDS encoding OmpA family protein — protein MKALKLSLTSFLAAAMLFTSCQSTRPTADNSGTTTETTSQTGTQTGTTQKKGMNKTTKGGIIGAGSGAVIGGIIGNKMGNTAAGAIIGAAVGGATGAVIGRRMDKQAEELEKSMENANVERVGEAIRINFDSGILFATNSAELNASAKKDIAKLAQTLKEYEGTNVIIEGHTDNTGSYELNQKLSERRAQSVLNYAKSLGVEGSRLQAKGYSYDQPIADNSTVQGRSQNRRVEIIIVANEEMKKAAESGEIN, from the coding sequence ATGAAAGCTTTAAAATTATCATTAACCTCGTTTCTAGCGGCAGCTATGCTGTTTACTTCCTGCCAGAGCACGCGCCCAACAGCAGACAACTCAGGTACAACTACTGAAACTACTTCCCAGACGGGTACACAAACAGGTACCACTCAAAAGAAGGGAATGAATAAAACAACTAAGGGCGGTATTATAGGTGCAGGTTCAGGTGCCGTAATTGGTGGTATCATCGGTAACAAGATGGGTAACACTGCTGCCGGTGCTATTATTGGTGCTGCCGTTGGTGGTGCAACAGGTGCCGTTATTGGCAGAAGAATGGATAAGCAGGCCGAAGAGCTGGAAAAGAGCATGGAGAATGCTAATGTAGAGCGTGTAGGAGAAGCTATCCGAATTAATTTTGATTCAGGTATTTTGTTTGCAACAAACTCTGCTGAGCTAAATGCATCTGCTAAAAAAGATATCGCGAAACTTGCCCAGACACTGAAAGAGTACGAAGGTACGAATGTGATCATCGAAGGCCATACAGACAATACTGGTAGCTATGAACTGAACCAGAAGTTATCGGAGCGCCGTGCACAGTCTGTGTTAAACTATGCGAAAAGCCTTGGTGTAGAAGGATCTCGTTTACAAGCTAAAGGGTATAGCTACGACCAGCCAATTGCTGATAACAGCACAGTACAAGGTCGTTCGCAAAACCGTCGTGTAGAAATCATTATCGTTGCTAACGAGGAAATGAAGAAAGCTGCAGAGAGCGGTGAGATTAACTAA